A stretch of the Haloplanus aerogenes genome encodes the following:
- a CDS encoding alpha-1 4-glucan-protein synthase, with the protein MSADVCVIVPTIREYECVRSYVANAERHGFDTDRLEFVLVTEDHCPTEEMDAMLDDLGVAGEVFDGSRREAWLADRGVGEYDHLIPARSHAQTSFGLLYLWAHDHPYGVFIDDDTRPHDDVDFFGTHLRNLTETRTVESVRSDENWVNVLYHAADEHGLYPRGYPYAAMNETVETGEREVSDVIASQGLWTNVPDLDAVRILMDGDLQGQAETRLTADDFGPDFVVEPGQYLTVCSMNLGFRREVVPAFYQLPMDDNEWSVGRFDDIWSGVFLKRAADVLGKDIVTGDPLCRHDKAPRSTFDDLHNEVAGLELNEHLWKLIDDAGSDAETYAGVFAAMADALVDAEADYRNGDFLAYVGEHMHDWLDCLDELQPVERAVPADD; encoded by the coding sequence ATGAGTGCAGACGTCTGCGTGATCGTGCCGACGATCAGGGAGTACGAGTGCGTGCGGTCGTACGTCGCCAACGCCGAGCGCCACGGCTTCGACACCGACCGACTGGAGTTCGTCCTCGTGACCGAGGATCACTGTCCGACCGAGGAGATGGACGCGATGCTCGACGACTTGGGCGTCGCGGGCGAGGTGTTCGACGGCAGCCGACGCGAAGCGTGGCTGGCCGACCGTGGCGTCGGCGAGTACGACCACCTGATCCCGGCGCGAAGTCACGCGCAGACGAGTTTCGGCCTGCTCTACCTGTGGGCGCACGACCACCCCTACGGCGTGTTTATCGACGACGACACCCGCCCCCACGACGACGTGGATTTCTTCGGCACGCATCTCCGCAACCTGACCGAGACACGGACCGTCGAGTCGGTGCGGTCGGACGAGAACTGGGTGAACGTCCTCTATCACGCCGCCGACGAACACGGCCTCTACCCCCGCGGCTATCCGTACGCGGCGATGAACGAGACGGTCGAAACCGGGGAGCGCGAGGTGTCGGACGTGATCGCCTCGCAGGGCCTCTGGACGAACGTGCCGGACCTCGACGCGGTGCGTATCCTGATGGACGGCGACCTGCAGGGACAGGCCGAGACGCGCCTCACCGCCGACGACTTCGGCCCCGACTTCGTCGTGGAACCCGGCCAGTATCTCACCGTCTGTTCCATGAATCTCGGGTTCCGCCGGGAGGTCGTCCCCGCCTTCTACCAGCTTCCCATGGACGACAACGAGTGGTCGGTCGGCCGGTTCGACGACATCTGGAGCGGCGTCTTCCTCAAGCGCGCAGCGGACGTACTGGGCAAGGACATCGTGACGGGCGACCCACTCTGCCGGCACGACAAGGCCCCACGGTCGACGTTCGACGACCTGCACAACGAAGTGGCAGGGCTGGAACTGAACGAACACCTCTGGAAACTGATCGACGACGCGGGCAGCGACGCCGAGACGTACGCCGGCGTCTTCGCGGCGATGGCCGACGCCCTCGTCGACGCCGAGGCCGACTACCGCAACGGCGACTTCCTCGCCTACGTCGGCGAACACATGCACGACTGGCTGGACTGTCTCGACGAACTCCAGCCGGTCGAGCGCGCGGTTCCGGCCGACGACTGA
- a CDS encoding iron ABC transporter substrate-binding protein, whose protein sequence is MDDDSSSYLRRRRFLATGAAALSGALAGCNGLPGGSSGGGGGDGSGTITLSSFRGSGPLVEGRASLSGTRIADLPDLSGELTVYLGGGEGGLYRELLSMFSQLYPDFTVRPREGGTAQLANTIIEEGENSPADVFWAVDAGSLGAVAEADMATTLSSDVVESVPQEFHPTDQWVGTAGRARSVPYNTNELSASDIPDTVMDFPDTPALQGAMGWAPTYGAFQAFVTAMRLIEGESATRQWLQSMLDSGVTEYPDEFLTSNAVADGEISAGFANHYYALRVRSARTDAPLDLAFTSGDAGALINVAGAAVIQGTDQQELAENFVRHLLTVEAQEFFATRTFAYPMIPGVPPVGGLPSIDELNPPSIDLQELSNVEPTLQLMRDVGVL, encoded by the coding sequence ATGGACGACGACAGTTCGTCGTATCTTCGGCGGCGACGATTCCTCGCGACCGGCGCGGCCGCGCTGAGTGGCGCGCTCGCGGGGTGTAACGGACTTCCGGGCGGGAGCAGTGGCGGCGGCGGTGGCGACGGGAGCGGGACGATCACCCTGAGTTCGTTCCGTGGCTCCGGGCCGCTCGTCGAGGGCCGGGCGTCGCTGAGCGGGACGCGCATCGCGGACCTCCCCGACCTCTCGGGGGAGTTGACGGTCTATCTCGGCGGCGGCGAGGGCGGCCTGTACCGCGAACTACTCTCCATGTTCTCACAGCTCTACCCCGACTTCACGGTGCGACCGCGTGAGGGCGGGACCGCCCAGCTAGCGAACACCATCATCGAGGAGGGCGAAAACAGCCCGGCCGACGTGTTCTGGGCGGTCGACGCGGGATCGCTCGGCGCCGTCGCGGAGGCCGACATGGCGACGACGCTCTCCTCGGACGTCGTCGAGTCCGTTCCACAGGAGTTCCACCCGACGGACCAGTGGGTCGGAACCGCGGGCCGGGCGCGGAGCGTCCCCTACAACACGAACGAACTCAGCGCCAGCGACATTCCGGACACGGTCATGGACTTCCCCGACACGCCGGCACTCCAGGGTGCGATGGGCTGGGCCCCCACGTACGGCGCGTTCCAGGCGTTCGTCACGGCGATGCGCCTGATCGAAGGCGAGTCCGCGACCCGGCAGTGGCTGCAGTCGATGCTCGATTCCGGCGTCACGGAGTACCCCGACGAGTTCCTCACCTCCAACGCCGTCGCCGACGGGGAGATCAGCGCCGGGTTCGCCAACCACTACTACGCGCTCCGAGTCCGCTCGGCGCGCACCGACGCGCCGCTCGACCTCGCCTTCACCAGCGGCGACGCGGGCGCGCTGATCAACGTCGCCGGCGCCGCGGTGATCCAGGGCACCGACCAGCAGGAACTCGCGGAGAACTTCGTCCGCCACCTCCTGACGGTCGAGGCACAGGAGTTCTTCGCGACCCGGACGTTCGCCTACCCGATGATTCCGGGCGTGCCGCCGGTCGGCGGCCTGCCCAGCATCGACGAACTGAACCCGCCTTCTATCGACCTGCAGGAACTATCGAACGTGGAACCGACGCTCCAACTCATGCGAGACGTGGGCGTGCTCTAG
- a CDS encoding ABC transporter permease, with protein MSREGSDIVAAVDGLRERIGWPGRYESHPLVTAAAILVAVTVISPLLWLGLRAAAVGPSEALSILTAPSTVQVFTNSLALVASVTALSVALGVPLAVLTVLTDLPFRRFWTVVLALPLVVPSYLGAFAFVSAFGPHGTLAELLSPLGVTIPTIYGFQGATLVLALFVYPYVFLTTRASLLSFDSKQLEAAQTLNHDFRSAFRRIVLPQIAPGVTAGALLVAFYALSDFGTPAIMHFDTFTRVIYVQYNNFGRGTASLLSIQLLAVTALVLFLESRFGSGTGSGYGGGVTKTDSTVTSLGWAKAPALLFCTAVVALTLVVPVAIFGMWLLRSGPGYAGGGFAFEWSFAINSVYVAAIAAAATGLAALPIAYVSARSNSPLARLLDRSTYVGYAVPGIVLGLALVFLGANYLPWLYQTLPLLVFAYVVRFLPQAVGATHSSVLQVDSELLGAARTLGETPQGAFRRVTLPLIAPGLVAGAALVFLTTMKELPATLILHPTGFTTLVTYIWRVQEAGYYGRAALPALVLVAVSALSMILLLRQEGDNA; from the coding sequence ATGAGCCGCGAGGGATCGGACATCGTGGCGGCGGTCGACGGGCTTCGAGAGCGGATCGGCTGGCCGGGACGGTACGAATCCCACCCCCTCGTCACGGCCGCCGCCATCCTCGTCGCTGTGACGGTCATCTCGCCGCTTCTGTGGCTCGGCCTGCGAGCGGCCGCCGTCGGCCCGAGCGAGGCGCTGTCGATCCTCACTGCGCCCTCGACGGTACAGGTGTTCACCAACAGCCTCGCGCTCGTGGCGTCGGTCACGGCCCTCTCCGTCGCACTCGGCGTCCCGTTAGCAGTGCTGACGGTACTGACCGATCTCCCCTTCCGCCGGTTCTGGACGGTCGTGCTGGCGCTCCCGCTGGTGGTGCCGAGCTATCTCGGCGCGTTCGCGTTCGTCTCGGCGTTCGGCCCACACGGCACGCTGGCGGAACTTCTCAGCCCGCTCGGCGTGACGATTCCGACCATCTACGGCTTTCAGGGGGCGACGCTCGTCCTCGCACTGTTCGTCTATCCGTACGTCTTCCTCACGACGCGAGCGTCGCTCCTGTCGTTCGACTCCAAGCAACTGGAGGCGGCCCAGACGCTCAATCACGACTTCCGCTCGGCGTTCCGTCGGATCGTCCTGCCCCAGATCGCGCCCGGCGTAACTGCGGGAGCGCTCCTCGTCGCCTTCTACGCGCTCTCGGACTTCGGGACGCCAGCGATCATGCATTTCGACACCTTCACTCGGGTCATCTACGTCCAGTACAACAACTTCGGCCGAGGGACGGCGTCGCTGCTCTCGATCCAGTTGCTCGCCGTGACCGCGCTCGTCCTCTTTCTCGAGTCGCGGTTCGGTTCCGGCACCGGTTCGGGGTACGGCGGCGGCGTCACCAAGACGGATTCGACCGTCACGTCGCTCGGCTGGGCCAAGGCACCGGCACTCCTGTTTTGCACCGCAGTCGTCGCGCTGACGCTCGTGGTGCCGGTGGCTATCTTCGGGATGTGGTTGCTGCGGAGCGGCCCCGGCTACGCCGGCGGCGGGTTCGCCTTCGAGTGGTCGTTCGCGATCAACTCCGTCTACGTCGCCGCCATCGCGGCCGCCGCGACGGGACTCGCGGCGCTCCCCATCGCCTACGTGTCGGCGCGCTCTAACTCCCCGCTCGCCCGCCTGCTGGATCGGTCGACGTACGTCGGTTACGCCGTTCCGGGGATCGTTCTCGGCCTCGCGCTCGTCTTCCTCGGCGCGAACTACCTGCCGTGGCTCTACCAGACGCTCCCGCTGCTGGTGTTCGCGTACGTCGTCCGCTTCCTGCCGCAGGCGGTGGGGGCGACTCACTCGTCGGTGTTACAGGTGGACTCGGAACTGCTCGGCGCCGCGCGGACGCTCGGGGAGACGCCCCAGGGGGCGTTCCGGCGCGTGACCCTGCCGCTCATCGCGCCGGGCCTCGTCGCCGGCGCCGCGCTCGTCTTCCTGACGACCATGAAGGAGTTGCCGGCGACCCTCATCCTCCATCCGACGGGCTTTACAACCCTAGTCACCTACATTTGGCGTGTGCAAGAAGCGGGATACTACGGACGGGCCGCGCTGCCGGCACTCGTGCTGGTAGCCGTCTCCGCGCTCTCCATGATCCTACTCTTGCGACAGGAGGGAGACAATGCGTAA
- a CDS encoding ABC transporter ATP-binding protein, with product MRNDTPEMSRRVSRAEDEDEPDAPAMLTLDGVTKRYGTETAVTNVDLTVRDGELLTLLGPSGCGKTTTLRMIAGLEMPTSGRVGVDGECVAADGDGVPPEQRDVGMVFQEFALFPHLTVAENVGFGLDDWDDDRREQRVADLLDLVGLSAFADRSPENLSGGQRQRVALARSLAPEPDVLLLDEPFANLDIRLRERMREEVRRIIKETNVTAVSVTHDQEEALSISDRVAVMNEGQVEQVGRPETVFEHPKSRFVADFLGQASFLTGQFGGDHINTGLGTLPAELLQGLTTDYDGARLDVLVRPDDLRATPCDDESRTGNGTLVGRQYTGPSFVYAVELDTGDVVHAEHNHASDLELGERVTVDLVADHTLAWYPAE from the coding sequence ATGCGTAACGACACACCCGAGATGAGCCGTCGCGTGTCGCGTGCGGAGGACGAAGACGAACCGGACGCGCCCGCGATGCTGACGCTGGACGGCGTGACCAAACGGTACGGCACCGAGACGGCCGTCACCAACGTCGACCTGACGGTGCGTGACGGCGAACTCCTCACGCTCCTCGGGCCGTCCGGCTGTGGGAAGACGACGACGCTCCGCATGATCGCGGGGCTGGAGATGCCGACCAGCGGTCGGGTCGGCGTCGACGGCGAGTGCGTCGCCGCCGACGGCGACGGCGTGCCGCCAGAACAGCGGGACGTGGGCATGGTCTTCCAGGAGTTCGCGCTCTTCCCGCACCTGACGGTGGCCGAGAACGTCGGCTTCGGTCTCGACGACTGGGACGACGACCGGCGCGAACAGCGAGTGGCGGACCTGCTCGACCTCGTGGGGCTCAGCGCCTTCGCGGACCGGTCGCCGGAGAACCTCTCCGGCGGCCAGCGTCAGCGGGTCGCGCTCGCCCGCTCGCTCGCCCCCGAACCCGACGTGTTACTCCTCGACGAACCCTTCGCCAACCTCGACATCCGCCTCCGGGAGCGGATGCGCGAGGAAGTCCGGCGCATCATCAAGGAGACGAACGTCACCGCCGTCTCCGTCACCCACGATCAGGAGGAAGCCCTCTCTATCTCCGACCGCGTAGCGGTCATGAACGAGGGACAGGTCGAACAGGTCGGCCGCCCGGAGACGGTGTTCGAACACCCGAAATCGCGGTTCGTGGCCGACTTCCTCGGCCAGGCGAGCTTCCTCACCGGCCAGTTCGGCGGGGACCACATCAACACCGGCCTCGGCACGCTCCCGGCCGAACTGCTTCAGGGGCTGACGACGGATTACGACGGCGCTCGCCTCGACGTGCTCGTCCGCCCGGACGACCTGCGCGCGACGCCGTGTGACGACGAGAGCCGAACCGGCAACGGGACGCTCGTCGGCCGGCAGTACACCGGCCCCTCCTTCGTCTACGCCGTCGAACTCGACACCGGCGACGTCGTCCACGCCGAACACAACCACGCCAGTGACCTCGAACTCGGCGAGCGCGTGACGGTCGACCTCGTGGCCGACCACACGCTCGCGTGGTATCCGGCGGAATGA
- a CDS encoding DUF7846 domain-containing protein: MSDGAGRHVLRTHRHRLTAAALAIAGGLLVFLVATRLFPFHSLNHDEGVYLQQAAMLLDGQLFLYPPVEDAYRPWFFVRAPDGGLYPKYAPVPAAMFAVGNLLGGYRLALAGIAAGNVALTYALTAAAFDRTRGLLAAGFLLASPLFLVDSAVFLPYAPTTLLNLAFAAAYFHSRRTGSRRAAAVAGLAVGLAFFSRPYTAVLFATPLIAHALWTLRGLDRDPVLAQAATAVLGLCGVAAALGYNAVTTGSAFVFPYQAFAPLDGLGFGHREILAYSRQYTPELALRVNARVLSLLFGEWVAAGPLGTVLAAVGVGGLLRHLYRHRTADWRRLVLAGLFVSIPVGNVYFWGNLNVLGDLGRANDGLVAFLGPYYHFDLLVPTAAFAAHGIVLLAGRGRAALQARIADPDRRRQVAVVAVAVCLLVVAVPAATALAEPVQRNAEVTETYRQAYAPVDDVPDGSLVFLPTPYGDWMNHPFQALRNDPGFDGDVVYALRERQFAVVDAHPQRQLYRYTYRGVWAPTTGEAVTPRIQPVEHVAGERVRLGLQLGIPSGVERVSIRLASEHGQAYYVTNGTQSSVERDSTLTPSLVVSDGRARLRGVTPVSNTTTIPVDERDELQVTAFADYGVGNGFSYRVELPTATEDGRTRALTPYLEHCDRPLRCGDEAAYVPESAGPGVSMDADLYVANATVDAEPATRPVASQ; this comes from the coding sequence ATGAGCGACGGCGCGGGGCGTCACGTTCTGCGTACGCACCGCCACCGCCTCACTGCCGCCGCCCTCGCCATCGCTGGCGGCCTCCTCGTCTTCCTCGTCGCGACCCGTCTGTTCCCCTTCCACAGCCTCAACCACGACGAGGGGGTGTACCTCCAGCAGGCGGCGATGCTCCTCGACGGCCAACTGTTCCTCTACCCGCCAGTCGAGGACGCGTACCGCCCGTGGTTTTTCGTCCGTGCGCCCGACGGGGGCCTGTATCCGAAGTACGCGCCCGTCCCCGCGGCGATGTTCGCCGTCGGGAACCTGCTCGGCGGCTACCGTCTCGCGCTCGCGGGTATCGCCGCCGGCAACGTCGCGCTCACCTACGCGCTCACTGCCGCGGCGTTCGACCGGACACGGGGACTGCTCGCGGCAGGATTCCTGCTCGCCTCGCCGCTCTTTCTCGTCGACTCCGCCGTGTTTCTCCCCTACGCCCCGACGACGCTGTTGAATCTCGCGTTCGCGGCGGCGTATTTCCACAGCCGACGAACCGGCAGTCGGCGCGCCGCGGCCGTCGCCGGCCTCGCCGTCGGGCTGGCGTTCTTCTCCCGCCCGTACACCGCGGTCCTCTTCGCCACACCCCTCATCGCCCACGCACTGTGGACGCTCCGGGGACTGGACCGCGATCCGGTGCTCGCGCAGGCGGCGACGGCAGTGCTGGGACTCTGTGGCGTGGCCGCCGCGCTCGGGTACAACGCCGTCACGACCGGATCGGCGTTCGTCTTCCCCTATCAGGCGTTCGCGCCGCTCGACGGTCTCGGCTTCGGCCACCGGGAGATTCTCGCGTACTCCCGGCAGTACACGCCCGAACTGGCGCTCCGGGTCAACGCGCGTGTCCTCTCACTCCTGTTCGGCGAGTGGGTCGCCGCCGGCCCCCTCGGGACGGTCCTCGCGGCCGTCGGCGTCGGGGGGCTACTTCGGCACCTGTATCGCCACCGCACCGCCGACTGGCGGCGCCTCGTCCTCGCCGGCCTGTTCGTCTCCATCCCCGTCGGCAACGTCTACTTCTGGGGCAACCTGAACGTCCTCGGTGACCTCGGGCGGGCGAACGACGGACTGGTGGCGTTTCTCGGCCCGTACTACCACTTCGACCTGCTGGTGCCGACGGCGGCGTTCGCGGCGCACGGAATCGTCCTCCTCGCCGGGCGGGGGCGGGCGGCGTTGCAGGCGCGGATTGCCGACCCGGATCGCCGGCGACAGGTCGCCGTCGTCGCCGTCGCCGTCTGTCTCCTCGTGGTCGCGGTCCCGGCGGCGACGGCGCTCGCCGAACCCGTCCAGCGCAACGCCGAAGTGACGGAGACCTACCGACAGGCGTACGCGCCGGTCGACGACGTGCCCGACGGCTCGCTCGTCTTCCTCCCCACGCCGTACGGCGACTGGATGAACCATCCGTTCCAGGCGCTCCGCAACGACCCCGGCTTCGACGGCGACGTGGTGTACGCGCTCCGGGAGCGACAGTTCGCCGTCGTCGACGCCCACCCGCAGCGACAGCTGTACCGGTACACCTACCGCGGGGTGTGGGCACCGACGACGGGTGAGGCGGTGACGCCACGCATCCAGCCCGTCGAGCACGTCGCCGGCGAGCGAGTGCGCCTCGGCCTGCAGCTGGGCATCCCGTCCGGCGTCGAACGCGTCTCGATCCGCCTCGCCTCCGAACACGGGCAGGCCTACTACGTCACCAACGGCACGCAGTCGTCCGTGGAGCGTGACTCTACGCTCACACCGTCACTGGTCGTGAGCGACGGCCGCGCGCGCCTCCGCGGCGTGACGCCGGTGTCGAACACGACGACGATTCCCGTCGACGAGCGCGACGAACTCCAGGTGACGGCCTTCGCCGACTACGGCGTGGGGAACGGCTTCAGCTACCGCGTCGAACTGCCGACGGCCACCGAGGACGGCCGGACGCGAGCCCTGACGCCGTATCTCGAACACTGCGACCGGCCGCTCCGGTGTGGCGACGAGGCAGCCTACGTCCCCGAGTCGGCCGGGCCGGGTGTCTCGATGGACGCCGACCTCTACGTGGCGAACGCGACTGTCGACGCCGAACCGGCGACGAGGCCGGTCGCGTCACAGTAG
- a CDS encoding Vms1/Ankzf1 family peptidyl-tRNA hydrolase, whose amino-acid sequence MLDRLLGRAELKARIEELEEEKRHLERRLDAESDRRADAATARQEAEERVNRLEDRIADLEGRLDDESEVAALDPRGTESLRGDRLDAVLARLRSVDAGAEGALTAMVDEEVPDAVADILDDHAPLVDRAAPCVVCVDDARLVSVALAPPLAPDPFVEWGEGFRLDDDWFRPPDGLTVALVRSNLFAVGAYDGGDLTDVETVETDVQATHSKGGFSQARFERRRDEQIATHLDDVRAVLDRRDPDRLVLLGERTVLDDLDYDPVAVETVDASGDPEDALDDAARSFFTTRLTLL is encoded by the coding sequence ATGCTCGACAGGTTGCTCGGACGGGCCGAACTCAAGGCGCGTATCGAGGAACTCGAAGAGGAGAAGCGCCACCTGGAGCGTCGCCTCGACGCCGAGAGCGACCGCCGCGCCGACGCCGCTACTGCCCGGCAGGAGGCGGAGGAGCGTGTCAACCGCCTCGAAGACCGGATCGCCGATCTGGAGGGGCGTCTCGACGACGAGAGCGAGGTAGCCGCCCTCGACCCCCGCGGCACCGAGTCGCTCCGCGGTGACCGCCTCGACGCCGTCCTCGCTCGTCTCCGGAGCGTCGACGCCGGGGCGGAGGGGGCGCTGACCGCGATGGTGGACGAAGAGGTCCCCGACGCCGTCGCGGATATCCTCGACGACCACGCCCCCCTCGTCGACCGCGCCGCGCCCTGCGTGGTCTGTGTCGACGACGCGCGTCTCGTGAGCGTCGCGCTCGCTCCCCCGCTCGCCCCCGACCCCTTCGTCGAGTGGGGCGAGGGGTTCCGCCTCGACGACGATTGGTTTCGCCCGCCGGACGGCCTCACCGTCGCGCTGGTGCGCTCGAACCTGTTCGCCGTCGGCGCCTACGACGGTGGCGACCTGACCGACGTGGAGACGGTCGAGACGGACGTGCAGGCGACCCACTCGAAGGGTGGGTTCTCGCAGGCGCGGTTCGAACGCCGTCGCGACGAACAGATCGCCACCCACCTCGACGACGTGCGGGCGGTACTGGACCGGCGCGACCCCGACCGCCTCGTCCTCCTCGGCGAGCGGACCGTCCTCGACGACTTGGACTACGACCCCGTCGCCGTCGAAACCGTGGACGCGAGCGGCGACCCCGAGGACGCCCTCGACGACGCCGCCCGCTCCTTCTTCACGACGCGGCTGACGCTACTGTGA
- a CDS encoding DUF5802 family protein, protein MFEEFSAGYYLGRLYVEPHDGECAVIHRTDHERMNRRLYASGEGVERLDAPLVMKLDGRHFPVLGREGVPSGTLGLPPGVTESDLPDRREVFLAKPGRAAELLRYAGYEQGYVEEAV, encoded by the coding sequence ATGTTCGAAGAGTTCTCCGCGGGCTACTACCTCGGGCGACTGTACGTCGAACCCCACGACGGCGAGTGCGCCGTCATCCACCGGACGGACCACGAACGGATGAACCGCCGGCTCTACGCCTCCGGCGAGGGCGTCGAACGCCTCGACGCGCCGCTCGTGATGAAACTCGACGGGCGTCACTTCCCGGTCCTCGGGCGCGAGGGCGTTCCCTCCGGAACGTTGGGGCTCCCCCCGGGCGTCACCGAATCCGACCTCCCCGACCGGCGCGAGGTGTTCCTCGCCAAACCCGGTCGTGCCGCCGAACTCCTCCGGTACGCGGGCTACGAGCAGGGGTACGTGGAGGAGGCGGTTTAA
- a CDS encoding zinc-binding dehydrogenase yields MQAVQIAEHGGPDVIEYGDVADPEVGRDEVRVDVKAAALNHLDVWTRRGLPGIDLDMPHIPGSDAAGVVREVGADVSRFDPGDHVAVTAGVACGDCEFCRHGEPSMCVSYHILGEHVPGVHAEEFAIPEDNLVAVPDHVDWPVAGSASLVFGTAWRMLVDRADLGPSESVLVLGASGGVGHAAVQIADYLGAEVFATASTDEKLDYALDCGADHAVDYTATDFAGEIRSLTDGRGVDVVVDHVGAETWRDSLKSLAKGGRLVTCGATTGPNPETDINRIFWNQLEVIGSTMATPGQFDDVLELVWDGTFEPRIRETLPMSETARAHELLENREGFGKVVVVPDSEQ; encoded by the coding sequence ATGCAAGCGGTTCAAATCGCGGAACACGGCGGGCCCGACGTGATCGAGTACGGCGACGTGGCCGACCCCGAGGTGGGGCGCGACGAGGTGCGCGTCGACGTGAAGGCTGCGGCGCTCAACCACCTCGACGTCTGGACGCGTCGCGGGTTACCTGGCATCGACCTCGACATGCCGCACATCCCCGGCAGCGACGCCGCAGGCGTCGTCCGCGAAGTGGGAGCCGACGTGAGTCGATTCGACCCCGGCGATCACGTGGCCGTCACCGCGGGCGTCGCCTGCGGCGACTGCGAGTTCTGCCGACACGGCGAACCCTCGATGTGTGTCTCCTACCACATCCTCGGCGAACACGTTCCCGGCGTCCACGCCGAGGAGTTCGCGATTCCCGAGGACAACCTCGTCGCGGTGCCCGACCACGTGGACTGGCCGGTTGCGGGGTCGGCATCGCTCGTCTTCGGGACTGCGTGGCGGATGCTCGTCGACCGCGCCGACCTCGGGCCGAGCGAGTCCGTCCTCGTCCTCGGCGCCTCCGGCGGCGTCGGCCACGCCGCCGTCCAGATTGCCGACTACCTCGGCGCCGAGGTGTTCGCCACCGCCAGTACGGACGAGAAACTCGACTACGCCCTCGATTGCGGCGCCGACCACGCCGTCGACTATACAGCGACCGACTTCGCAGGCGAGATTCGTTCCCTGACCGACGGCCGCGGTGTCGACGTGGTGGTCGACCACGTCGGCGCCGAGACGTGGCGTGACTCCCTGAAGAGCCTCGCGAAGGGCGGTCGCCTCGTCACCTGCGGCGCGACGACCGGGCCGAACCCGGAGACGGACATCAACCGCATCTTCTGGAACCAACTGGAGGTGATCGGGTCGACGATGGCGACGCCCGGCCAGTTCGACGACGTCCTCGAACTCGTCTGGGACGGCACGTTCGAACCCCGCATCCGCGAGACCCTGCCGATGAGCGAGACGGCACGCGCACACGAACTCCTCGAGAACCGCGAGGGGTTCGGCAAAGTCGTCGTCGTCCCCGACAGTGAGCAGTGA
- a CDS encoding MogA/MoaB family molybdenum cofactor biosynthesis protein codes for MSDHGDGHDHDHGDGHDHHHHDVETLGAGIVTVTSSRTLDDDPAGDAIAAAFEAEGHEVVTRELVPDDHDRVQATLQNLARRGDVDAVVSTGGTGVTPDDQTVEAAEPLFEKTLPGFGELFRRLSYDEIGTRVVGTRAVAGTVEETPVFCLPGSENAARLGAEEIIVPEAGHLSGLATRDEDGDEE; via the coding sequence ATGAGCGATCACGGCGACGGACACGACCACGATCACGGCGACGGACACGACCACCACCACCACGACGTCGAGACCCTCGGCGCCGGCATCGTCACCGTCACGTCCTCGCGGACGCTCGACGACGACCCTGCGGGCGACGCCATCGCCGCGGCGTTCGAGGCCGAGGGGCACGAGGTAGTGACGCGGGAACTCGTGCCGGACGACCACGACCGGGTGCAGGCGACGCTCCAGAACCTCGCCCGCCGTGGGGACGTGGACGCCGTCGTGAGCACCGGCGGGACGGGCGTGACGCCGGACGATCAGACCGTCGAGGCCGCGGAACCGCTGTTCGAGAAGACGCTTCCCGGCTTCGGCGAACTCTTCCGCCGGCTCTCGTACGACGAAATCGGGACGCGCGTGGTCGGCACGCGGGCGGTCGCGGGCACCGTCGAGGAGACACCCGTGTTCTGTCTGCCGGGGAGCGAGAACGCGGCACGGCTGGGCGCCGAGGAGATCATCGTCCCCGAGGCGGGTCACCTGTCGGGACTGGCGACGCGTGACGAGGACGGGGACGAAGAGTGA